The Flexivirga oryzae genome has a segment encoding these proteins:
- a CDS encoding S53 family peptidase yields the protein MRTQIALLGAVTLAAGAIGSPALAAASHSDSGRKVVAHAVQDPGRSLGAAAARQTTSFIVTFKLRDEAGAAGFVRAVSDPHSALHGHYLSAAQFTRRYAASTTDVAKALQWLRSQGLKPGAVSSSRSYVEVTGTVAAVNKAFGTTMRSYTAGGRTFTAPAKAVTVPSSVGVISGVIGLDHSRQLHTTNVRTNETTASRKNVRSLAALGAKPNAKSGASDACSSYYGQYHLPSIPKAKTPLKGVQAGSLCGYTPQQMQAARGITKVQNTGKGMKVGITLWCNDPRIKDDTNTWAKDLGYQQLRKNQLQVLLPAGGFDSTYCDDLASGGVNEEQALDVQSIHGAAPDAKIVYSAASRPFDDALLVSLHALVDGNKVDVITNSWGGGEVDDPASNDAYSAVFMQAAAQGISVLFSSGDYGDNTLGNQQENPPSADYPAANPWITAVGGTSLATGNAKGSKVLWEQAWNTSRSIQANDAWGAWTYRYGGGGGVSQVHEEPYYQQGVVPTRFTGVDPHRAYPDLAGAGDPYTGYLIGYHDPDTGNFTLGKIGGTSWSSPWTAGTVALTGKRVGFLNPIIYSKGHAGLTDVKGNQFKHGFEVKATMLTSSGSLVSVLTTVGVNSQQVQDQTLTSEKGYDNLTGLGVPTSTKAFVKALRK from the coding sequence ATGCGCACACAGATCGCCCTGCTCGGCGCCGTCACCCTCGCCGCAGGTGCAATCGGCAGTCCGGCGCTCGCTGCCGCAAGCCACTCCGATTCGGGTCGCAAGGTCGTCGCGCACGCCGTGCAGGATCCCGGGCGTTCGCTCGGCGCCGCCGCGGCCCGGCAGACGACCAGTTTCATCGTCACGTTCAAACTGCGCGACGAGGCGGGCGCGGCCGGGTTCGTCAGGGCCGTGTCCGACCCGCACAGCGCGCTGCACGGCCACTATCTGTCCGCCGCGCAGTTCACCCGCAGGTATGCCGCGAGCACGACCGACGTGGCGAAAGCGTTGCAATGGTTGCGCAGCCAGGGTCTGAAGCCCGGCGCCGTGTCCTCGAGCCGCAGCTACGTCGAGGTGACCGGGACGGTCGCCGCAGTCAACAAGGCGTTCGGCACCACGATGCGGTCCTACACCGCCGGCGGGCGCACCTTCACCGCTCCCGCGAAGGCCGTCACGGTCCCGAGCAGTGTCGGGGTGATCTCGGGCGTCATCGGGTTGGACCACTCACGCCAGTTGCACACCACGAACGTGCGAACCAACGAGACCACCGCGAGCCGGAAGAACGTTCGCAGCCTCGCCGCGCTCGGCGCCAAACCGAACGCGAAATCCGGTGCGAGCGATGCGTGCTCGTCGTACTACGGGCAGTACCACCTGCCCTCCATCCCGAAGGCGAAGACGCCGCTGAAGGGGGTGCAGGCGGGCAGCCTGTGCGGATACACCCCGCAGCAGATGCAGGCCGCGCGCGGGATCACCAAGGTGCAGAACACCGGGAAGGGGATGAAGGTCGGCATCACCCTCTGGTGCAACGACCCCCGCATCAAGGACGACACCAACACGTGGGCCAAGGATCTCGGCTATCAGCAGTTGCGGAAGAACCAGCTGCAGGTGCTGCTCCCCGCCGGTGGATTCGACTCCACTTACTGCGACGACCTGGCATCGGGCGGTGTCAACGAGGAGCAGGCCCTGGACGTGCAGTCGATCCATGGTGCGGCACCGGACGCCAAGATCGTCTATTCGGCGGCTTCCCGGCCGTTCGACGATGCGCTCCTGGTCTCACTGCACGCGCTCGTCGACGGCAACAAGGTCGACGTGATCACCAACTCGTGGGGCGGCGGCGAGGTCGACGATCCGGCGAGCAACGACGCCTACAGCGCGGTCTTCATGCAGGCGGCAGCGCAGGGCATCTCGGTGCTGTTCTCCTCGGGGGACTACGGCGACAACACCCTGGGCAACCAGCAGGAAAACCCGCCGTCCGCGGACTACCCGGCCGCCAACCCCTGGATCACCGCCGTGGGCGGCACCTCCCTCGCGACCGGCAACGCCAAGGGCTCGAAGGTCCTGTGGGAGCAGGCGTGGAACACCTCGCGCAGCATCCAGGCGAACGATGCCTGGGGTGCATGGACCTACCGGTACGGCGGAGGCGGCGGCGTCAGCCAGGTGCACGAGGAGCCGTACTACCAGCAGGGTGTCGTCCCGACGCGGTTCACCGGCGTGGACCCGCACCGTGCCTATCCGGATCTGGCGGGAGCCGGTGATCCCTACACCGGTTACCTGATCGGCTACCACGACCCGGACACCGGCAACTTCACGCTCGGCAAGATCGGCGGCACGAGCTGGTCGTCGCCGTGGACCGCCGGGACGGTCGCGTTGACCGGCAAGCGCGTCGGTTTCCTCAACCCGATCATCTACAGCAAAGGGCATGCCGGCCTGACCGACGTGAAGGGCAACCAGTTCAAGCACGGATTCGAGGTGAAGGCCACCATGCTGACCAGCAGCGGCTCGCTGGTCAGCGTGCTCACCACGGTGGGTGTCAACTCCCAGCAGGTCCAGGACCAGACCCTCACGTCCGAGAAGGGCTACGACAACCTGACCGGCTTGGGGGTGCCGACCTCGACGAAGGCGTTCGTGAAGGCCCTGCGCAAGTAG
- the glgB gene encoding 1,4-alpha-glucan branching protein GlgB, with protein sequence MAIIHAGASLKPTKLELLQGWIGDRRWYGGKGSRPHLELRGSYRFDDPDGEVGVEILLVTDTSGPEPVLYQVPLTYRSAPLDGAAEALVGEMQHSALGNRFVYDGCHDPVFVRALLRAMVTGGRQAELETHDVTTGEVGHRESTVTVRGSGHRHSSVPAVTASRVLSGEQSNTSIIVDVADDDPLIIKVFRVVHAGDNPDVTLQTALTAAGSEQVPRMVASLRGDWPAPHDSDGRATTHDGRATTSDGRACRGHLAFAQEFFPGVRDAWREALDAATADRSFVTSAHALGAATAQVHAQLAQALPTAPSTAETVAAQLDTMRRRFGSAVHAVPELGSDQAAFEALLDRATDANWPALQRIHGDYHLGQVLDVPGRGWVLLDFEGEPLRPLPERNELDTPLRDIAGMLRSFDYAAGSVEQDDPAVSRRDWATQSREAFLAGYAAQSETELAAYQELIELFEVDKAAYEVVYEARNRPDWLDIPRSAIHRLLPTTRSDQMSDQDNGSTAPSTALRQETADELLAGRYGDPHRLLGPHTDGSTALVRVFRPLARTVQVQLPDGSRTDLGHDYEGLWSGTLPGAEVPDYRVVTTYDDGVEHVTDDPYRFLPTLGEMDLHLIAEGRHEQLWTVLGAHVRRYESPQGTVHGTSFAVWAPGARGVRLVGDFNTWNAQGHPMRRLNGGVWELFVPGVGAGTRYKFDILGPDGIWREKADPLARKAEIAPATASVVTESSYEWGDADWLQQRSTTHAHQRPMSVYEVHPMSWRQGKSWRDLASELVSYVSELGFSHVEFMPVMEHPYPPSWGYHVTGYYAPNSRLGDPDDFRFLVDALHRAGIGVILDWVPGHFATDEWALARFDGTALYEHPDPRRGWHPEWGSYIFDFGRPQVRNFLVANAIYWMQEFHADGLRVDGVASMLYLDYSRNEGEWLPNRHGGRENLEAVQLLQETNATAYRRMPGTFMVAEESTSWPGVTKPTSADGLGFGFKWNMGWMHDTLDYVAQQPIYRRFHHDELTFSLVYAWSEQFVLPISHDEVVHGKGSLLRKMPGNRWEQLAGVRAFLANMWGHPGKQLLFMGCEFAQESEWADGRSLDWWLLDQPAHRGVAELVVDLNRIYKDHPALWMHDHDPSGFQWIDANNRDANLFSYLRFENPERTGDVIAAVINFSGSEARDVRIGLPRAGRWTEALNTDAERYGGANRGNLGGVTADAVPEHGQEFSAVMTVPPLSAIWFVPEASTPE encoded by the coding sequence ATGGCGATCATCCATGCCGGGGCGAGCCTGAAACCCACCAAACTGGAGCTGTTGCAGGGCTGGATCGGCGACCGCCGCTGGTATGGCGGTAAAGGCAGCCGGCCGCACCTGGAGCTGCGGGGCAGTTACCGCTTCGACGACCCGGACGGCGAGGTCGGCGTCGAGATCCTCCTGGTGACGGACACGTCCGGGCCGGAGCCGGTCCTCTACCAGGTGCCGCTCACCTACCGCAGCGCACCGCTGGACGGCGCCGCCGAGGCACTCGTCGGGGAGATGCAGCACTCCGCGCTCGGCAACCGCTTCGTCTACGACGGCTGCCACGACCCGGTGTTCGTGCGCGCGCTGTTACGCGCGATGGTCACCGGTGGTCGGCAGGCCGAACTCGAGACGCACGACGTGACGACGGGTGAGGTCGGGCACCGCGAGTCGACGGTGACCGTGCGCGGCAGTGGTCACCGGCACTCCTCGGTCCCGGCGGTCACTGCGTCCCGGGTGCTGTCGGGTGAACAGTCCAACACCTCGATCATCGTGGACGTGGCCGACGACGATCCGTTGATCATCAAGGTGTTTCGCGTCGTGCACGCGGGTGACAACCCTGACGTCACCCTGCAGACCGCGCTCACCGCAGCGGGCAGCGAGCAGGTGCCGCGGATGGTCGCATCGCTCCGGGGCGACTGGCCGGCACCCCACGACAGCGATGGCCGAGCCACCACCCACGACGGCCGAGCCACCACCAGCGATGGCCGAGCTTGTCGAGGTCACCTCGCCTTCGCGCAGGAGTTCTTCCCGGGCGTGCGCGACGCCTGGCGGGAGGCGCTCGACGCGGCGACCGCTGACCGCTCGTTCGTGACGTCGGCGCACGCGCTCGGTGCCGCGACGGCGCAGGTGCACGCGCAGCTGGCGCAGGCGCTGCCCACCGCGCCGAGCACCGCCGAAACCGTTGCGGCGCAACTGGACACCATGCGCCGGCGTTTCGGGTCCGCGGTGCACGCCGTGCCGGAGCTTGGCTCCGACCAGGCTGCGTTCGAGGCGCTGCTGGACCGGGCGACCGACGCGAACTGGCCGGCACTGCAACGCATCCACGGCGACTACCACCTCGGCCAGGTGCTGGACGTGCCCGGCCGTGGCTGGGTGCTGCTGGACTTCGAGGGTGAGCCGTTGCGCCCGCTGCCGGAGCGCAACGAGCTCGACACCCCGCTGCGGGACATCGCAGGCATGTTGCGGTCGTTCGACTACGCCGCCGGCTCGGTCGAACAGGACGACCCGGCAGTCTCCCGGCGGGACTGGGCGACGCAGTCTCGCGAGGCCTTCCTCGCCGGGTACGCCGCGCAGAGCGAGACCGAGCTCGCGGCATACCAGGAGCTCATCGAGCTCTTCGAGGTGGACAAGGCGGCCTACGAGGTCGTCTACGAGGCACGCAACCGGCCCGACTGGCTGGACATCCCGCGCAGTGCGATCCATCGGCTGTTGCCGACGACGAGGAGCGACCAGATGAGCGATCAGGACAACGGCAGTACGGCCCCGTCGACTGCGTTACGTCAGGAGACCGCCGACGAACTGCTCGCCGGGCGGTACGGCGACCCGCACCGGCTCCTCGGCCCCCACACCGACGGATCCACCGCACTGGTGCGGGTATTCCGTCCACTCGCCCGCACCGTCCAGGTGCAGCTGCCCGACGGCTCACGCACCGACCTGGGCCACGACTACGAGGGCCTGTGGAGCGGCACGCTGCCGGGTGCGGAGGTGCCCGACTACCGCGTCGTGACGACGTACGACGACGGGGTCGAACACGTGACGGACGACCCCTACCGCTTCCTGCCCACCCTGGGCGAGATGGACCTGCACCTGATCGCGGAAGGCCGCCACGAGCAGCTGTGGACTGTGCTGGGCGCACACGTGCGACGCTACGAGAGCCCGCAGGGCACCGTGCACGGCACGTCGTTCGCGGTGTGGGCGCCGGGCGCGCGTGGCGTCCGCCTGGTCGGCGACTTCAACACCTGGAACGCGCAAGGACACCCGATGCGCCGGTTGAACGGCGGGGTGTGGGAGCTGTTCGTGCCGGGAGTCGGTGCAGGCACGCGGTACAAGTTCGACATCCTCGGCCCCGACGGCATCTGGCGGGAGAAGGCCGACCCGCTGGCCCGGAAGGCGGAGATCGCGCCCGCGACGGCGTCGGTGGTCACCGAGTCGTCCTACGAGTGGGGTGACGCCGACTGGCTGCAGCAGCGTTCTACGACGCATGCCCACCAACGCCCGATGAGCGTCTACGAGGTCCATCCGATGTCGTGGCGGCAGGGCAAGTCCTGGCGCGATCTGGCATCCGAACTCGTCTCGTACGTCTCGGAGCTCGGCTTCAGCCACGTCGAGTTCATGCCGGTGATGGAGCACCCCTACCCGCCGTCCTGGGGCTACCACGTGACCGGCTACTACGCGCCCAATTCGCGTCTGGGCGACCCGGACGACTTCCGGTTCCTAGTCGACGCGCTGCACCGGGCCGGCATCGGCGTCATCCTGGACTGGGTGCCCGGACACTTCGCCACCGACGAATGGGCGCTGGCCCGCTTCGACGGCACCGCACTCTACGAGCACCCCGACCCACGACGCGGCTGGCACCCCGAATGGGGTTCGTACATCTTCGATTTCGGCCGCCCCCAGGTGCGCAACTTCCTGGTCGCGAACGCAATCTACTGGATGCAGGAGTTCCACGCGGACGGCCTGCGGGTCGACGGCGTGGCGTCCATGCTCTACCTCGACTACTCACGCAACGAGGGCGAATGGCTGCCGAACCGGCACGGCGGCCGGGAGAACCTCGAGGCGGTGCAGCTCCTGCAGGAGACCAACGCCACGGCATACCGGAGGATGCCCGGCACGTTCATGGTGGCCGAGGAGTCCACCTCCTGGCCGGGCGTCACCAAACCGACCAGCGCCGACGGTCTGGGCTTCGGCTTCAAGTGGAACATGGGCTGGATGCACGACACGCTGGATTACGTTGCGCAGCAACCGATCTACCGACGATTCCACCACGACGAGCTGACCTTCTCGCTGGTCTACGCATGGAGCGAGCAGTTCGTGCTGCCGATCAGCCACGACGAGGTCGTCCACGGCAAGGGGTCCCTGCTGCGCAAGATGCCCGGCAACCGGTGGGAGCAGCTCGCCGGTGTCCGCGCGTTCCTCGCGAACATGTGGGGGCACCCCGGCAAGCAGTTGCTCTTCATGGGTTGTGAGTTCGCGCAGGAGTCGGAGTGGGCGGACGGCCGCAGCCTCGACTGGTGGTTGCTGGATCAGCCGGCGCATCGGGGTGTCGCCGAGCTGGTGGTGGATCTCAACCGGATCTACAAGGATCACCCCGCGTTGTGGATGCACGATCACGATCCCAGCGGTTTCCAGTGGATCGACGCCAACAACCGGGACGCGAACCTCTTCTCCTACCTGCGTTTCGAGAACCCCGAGCGCACCGGCGACGTCATCGCGGCGGTGATCAACTTCAGCGGCTCCGAGGCCCGTGACGTGCGCATCGGGCTGCCCCGCGCCGGTCGCTGGACCGAGGCGCTCAACACCGACGCGGAGCGGTACGGCGGGGCGAACCGCGGCAACCTCGGTGGAGTGACCGCGGACGCCGTACCGGAGCACGGGCAGGAGTTCTCGGCGGTGATGACGGTTCCACCGCTCTCCGCGATCTGGTTCGTGCCCGAGGCGTCCACGCCCGAGTAG
- the treS gene encoding maltose alpha-D-glucosyltransferase — protein MTTVGFNLPQPGLRHDPQWFRKAVFYEVLVRAFGDSTGNGSGDFTGLINRLDYLQWLGIDALWIPPFYASPLRDGGYDIADYKAVLPEFGTLPEFTELVSQAHARGIRIITDLVINHTSDQHPWFQASRSDPEGPYGDYYMWSDTDELYADARIIFVDTEVSNWTFDPVRRQFFWHRFFSHQPDLNFENGAVHEEIFDIVRFWMDLGIDGFRLDAIPYLYIEEGHNGENHPKTHEFIAKLRAMVDEEYPGRMLLAEANQMPDEVVDYFGTEEAPECHMCFHFPIMPRLYYALRDEKATRINEVMAETPPIPRGGQWGTFLRNHDELTLEMVTPEERAAMYGWYAPDPRMRANVGIRRRLATLLDNSRAETELINALLLSLPGSPCLYYGDEIGMGDNIWLPDRDAVRTPMQWTPDRNAGFSTSDPGKLYLPIISSLVYHFNNVNVEAQMGSSASLLHWTREMLAIRKQYPVFGLGDYRPVEADNDAVLAFTRTIHPDDDPDDEIATRTVLCINNVSSRPQSVTISLPADLADAKLRDLFGGAHFPAVGPDGTATFTLGSRDFFWLAVRPGSAG, from the coding sequence GTGACGACAGTAGGTTTCAACCTTCCGCAGCCCGGCCTGCGGCACGACCCGCAGTGGTTCCGCAAGGCGGTCTTCTACGAGGTCCTGGTGCGCGCCTTCGGGGACTCGACGGGCAACGGGTCGGGTGACTTCACCGGCCTGATCAACCGGCTGGACTACTTGCAGTGGTTGGGCATCGACGCCCTGTGGATCCCGCCGTTCTACGCCTCACCGCTGCGCGACGGCGGCTACGACATCGCCGACTACAAGGCGGTGCTGCCCGAGTTCGGCACGCTGCCGGAGTTCACCGAGCTGGTCTCCCAGGCGCACGCGCGCGGCATCCGCATCATCACCGACCTGGTCATCAACCACACCAGCGACCAGCATCCGTGGTTCCAGGCGTCGCGCTCGGACCCCGAGGGCCCCTACGGCGACTACTACATGTGGTCCGACACCGACGAGCTGTACGCCGACGCCCGCATCATCTTCGTCGACACCGAGGTGTCCAACTGGACCTTCGACCCGGTGCGCCGGCAGTTCTTCTGGCACCGCTTCTTCTCGCACCAGCCGGACCTCAACTTCGAGAACGGAGCAGTGCACGAGGAGATCTTCGACATCGTCCGGTTCTGGATGGACCTCGGCATCGACGGATTCCGTCTGGACGCCATCCCCTACCTCTACATCGAGGAGGGTCACAACGGCGAGAACCACCCGAAGACACATGAATTCATCGCCAAACTGCGTGCGATGGTCGACGAGGAGTACCCCGGCCGGATGCTGCTGGCCGAGGCGAACCAGATGCCCGACGAGGTGGTGGACTACTTCGGCACCGAGGAGGCCCCCGAGTGCCACATGTGCTTCCACTTCCCGATCATGCCGCGGCTGTACTACGCACTGCGCGACGAGAAGGCGACCCGCATCAACGAGGTGATGGCCGAGACGCCGCCGATCCCGCGCGGCGGGCAGTGGGGCACGTTCCTGCGCAACCACGACGAGCTGACGCTGGAGATGGTCACTCCGGAGGAGCGCGCCGCGATGTACGGCTGGTACGCCCCGGACCCGCGGATGCGCGCCAACGTGGGCATCCGGCGCCGTCTCGCGACCCTGCTGGACAACTCGCGCGCCGAGACCGAGCTGATCAACGCCCTGTTGCTGTCCCTGCCGGGATCCCCGTGCTTGTACTACGGCGACGAGATCGGCATGGGCGACAACATCTGGCTGCCGGACCGCGACGCGGTCCGCACCCCGATGCAGTGGACACCGGACCGCAACGCTGGGTTCTCCACCTCCGATCCCGGAAAGCTCTACCTGCCAATCATTTCCAGCCTCGTCTACCACTTCAACAATGTGAACGTCGAGGCTCAGATGGGGTCCAGCGCGTCCTTGCTGCACTGGACCCGCGAGATGCTCGCCATCCGCAAGCAGTACCCCGTGTTCGGGCTGGGTGACTACCGGCCGGTGGAGGCGGACAACGACGCCGTGCTGGCCTTCACCCGCACGATCCATCCGGACGACGACCCGGATGACGAGATCGCGACCCGCACGGTGCTGTGCATCAACAACGTGTCCAGCCGGCCCCAGTCGGTGACCATCTCGCTGCCCGCCGACCTGGCCGACGCGAAGCTGCGCGACCTCTTCGGCGGAGCCCATTTCCCTGCGGTCGGCCCGGACGGCACCGCCACCTTCACGCTCGGGTCGCGCGACTTCTTCTGGCTCGCGGTGCGGCCGGGGTCGGCGGGCTGA
- a CDS encoding alpha-1,4-glucan--maltose-1-phosphate maltosyltransferase, translating into MTETQPTSPTVPTTGTTAIAAAVPSRPVGRIPSLDVRPAVGDGDFPTKSVVGESFAVTATVFREGHDAVNASVAVTDPDGEVSQVPMRCTNPGLDTWIATISADRPGMWSYCVEGWSDPYATWAHDAVIKIAADVDTEVMLEEGARLLERAVDSVDHTPDDTRTLQAAITGLRDADEEPGTRISAGTSAAVRHIMTSTPLRDAVTPGTSYSWWVERERALYGAWYEIFPRSEGAHLDPETGTWFTGTLRTAAQRLPAIAGMGFDVVYLTPVHPIGQTNRKGPNNTLVAGPDDPGSPYAIGSADGGHDAIHPDLGTFDDFDAFVAAAREQGLEVALDLALQCAPDHPWVTSHPEWFTTRADGSIAYAENPPKKYQDIYPLNFDNDPDGIYAEVRRVVQVWIDHGVTIFRVDNPHTKPVEFWQWLISDVAAAHPDIIWLAEAFTRPAMMATLAKVGFQQSYTYYAWRNEAPELREYVEELARDSAPYMRPSFWPTTHDILTPYMQYGGPTAWKLRAALAATLSPTYGIYAGYELIEHVARPGAEEQIDNEKYQYKDREWSRYEAGGDREGQSLAPFLTRLNEIRAQHPALHWLRNITFHHVDDQQMLAFSKKHGDDVIIVVANTDPHATRESTVRLDMGALGLAQHDGFVAHDLLSDASWRWGADNYVRLGPDTEPLHIVHLRRF; encoded by the coding sequence GTGACTGAAACGCAGCCGACGTCGCCCACGGTGCCGACCACCGGCACGACCGCCATTGCGGCAGCCGTGCCGTCCCGACCGGTCGGGCGGATCCCGTCCCTCGACGTCCGCCCAGCCGTCGGAGACGGTGACTTCCCCACGAAATCCGTTGTCGGAGAGTCGTTCGCGGTCACTGCAACCGTCTTCCGGGAGGGGCACGACGCCGTCAACGCGTCGGTTGCCGTCACCGACCCGGACGGCGAAGTCAGCCAGGTGCCGATGCGGTGCACCAATCCGGGCCTGGACACCTGGATCGCCACGATCAGCGCCGACCGTCCCGGTATGTGGTCCTACTGTGTCGAGGGCTGGTCCGATCCCTACGCCACCTGGGCCCACGACGCCGTGATCAAGATCGCAGCCGACGTCGACACCGAGGTGATGCTCGAGGAGGGCGCCCGGTTGCTGGAGCGGGCCGTCGACTCGGTCGACCACACCCCGGACGACACGCGCACGCTGCAGGCCGCGATCACCGGGTTGCGGGATGCCGACGAGGAGCCGGGCACCCGGATCTCGGCGGGCACCTCGGCGGCGGTGCGCCACATCATGACCAGCACGCCGTTGCGCGACGCGGTGACGCCGGGCACGTCATACAGCTGGTGGGTGGAGCGGGAACGCGCGCTCTACGGCGCGTGGTACGAGATCTTCCCACGCAGCGAGGGAGCTCACCTCGACCCCGAGACCGGCACGTGGTTCACCGGCACGCTGCGGACCGCGGCGCAGCGGTTGCCCGCCATCGCGGGGATGGGCTTCGACGTGGTCTACCTGACACCGGTCCACCCGATCGGGCAGACCAACCGCAAGGGCCCCAACAACACGCTCGTCGCGGGACCGGACGACCCGGGGTCGCCGTACGCCATCGGCAGCGCGGACGGCGGGCACGACGCGATCCACCCCGATCTGGGCACCTTCGACGACTTCGACGCGTTCGTGGCGGCCGCGCGCGAGCAGGGCCTGGAGGTCGCGCTCGACCTGGCGCTGCAGTGCGCCCCCGACCACCCGTGGGTCACCTCGCATCCCGAGTGGTTCACCACCCGCGCCGACGGATCGATCGCGTACGCCGAGAACCCGCCGAAGAAGTACCAGGACATCTACCCGCTCAACTTCGACAACGACCCGGACGGCATCTACGCCGAGGTCCGGCGCGTGGTCCAGGTGTGGATCGACCACGGCGTCACGATCTTCCGGGTCGACAACCCGCACACCAAGCCGGTGGAGTTCTGGCAGTGGCTGATCAGTGATGTGGCCGCCGCACATCCGGACATCATCTGGCTGGCCGAGGCGTTCACCCGCCCGGCGATGATGGCGACGCTGGCGAAGGTGGGATTCCAGCAGAGTTACACCTATTACGCATGGCGCAACGAGGCGCCCGAACTGCGCGAGTATGTCGAGGAGCTGGCGCGCGACTCCGCGCCGTACATGCGACCCAGCTTCTGGCCGACGACCCACGACATCCTCACTCCTTACATGCAGTACGGCGGGCCGACGGCGTGGAAGCTGCGCGCAGCGCTCGCGGCGACGCTGTCACCCACGTACGGCATCTACGCGGGGTACGAGCTGATCGAGCACGTGGCGCGCCCCGGCGCCGAGGAGCAGATCGACAACGAGAAGTACCAGTACAAGGACCGCGAGTGGTCCCGCTACGAGGCCGGCGGCGACCGTGAGGGCCAGTCCCTGGCACCGTTCCTCACTCGTCTCAACGAGATTCGCGCCCAGCACCCCGCGCTGCACTGGCTGCGCAACATCACCTTCCACCACGTGGACGACCAGCAGATGCTGGCCTTCTCCAAGAAGCACGGCGACGACGTGATCATCGTGGTCGCCAACACCGACCCACACGCCACCCGAGAGTCCACCGTGCGGCTCGACATGGGTGCGCTGGGGCTGGCGCAGCACGACGGGTTCGTCGCACACGACCTGCTCAGCGACGCCAGCTGGCGGTGGGGCGCCGACAACTACGTGCGGCTCGGACCGGACACCGAGCCGTTGCACATCGTCCATCTCCGGAGGTTCTGA